In the Quercus lobata isolate SW786 chromosome 5, ValleyOak3.0 Primary Assembly, whole genome shotgun sequence genome, one interval contains:
- the LOC115989594 gene encoding uncharacterized protein LOC115989594 has translation MSTQQRQHVNVRDLAEEAKKRIVVLIICVVGLSYLMSLTSSSVWINLPVAASLIIGLRYLSLDFDMRRKAAAYNSKPSSNTPHKKPPERPKIVEKSEWRRKVNSPVVEDAIDHFTRHLVSEWITDLWYSRLTPDKEGPEELVNIMNGALGEISGRMRNINLIDLLTRDLVNLICTHLELFRANQAKIERQHSGPLTIEERDVLLRHILANEDKLHPALFSAEAEHKVLQHLMDGLIPLTFKPEDLQCLFFRYIGRELLASAVMRPVFNLASPKFINERIEVLVLKMTKANKGVSTEGASQSKPEESSRIPSDHFSRFLDPTVTGVELVQLKTNQSRAAANTSVTDHVNGNLSKDPLLSVDPRSTRSWNSLPFNSQTSEETGIQSQRPGGEWGDMLDLISRRKTRALAPEHFENMWAKGRNYRKKEGENRVIEQVPQNSSPGKSVKVDHSKAISKPKENTVTKNNHFESSTVHSECTDQLSAENSFRPTNRNVSNRSSFVSYEEDDEHNLTRLEVDSGSSTSYTSEDDEINNITGLGSPGTKVWDGRSKRNQDISHIHHPLENFEGLTAKKTSKGHVNYRRLVKPPSGRKRSRSSSQKTPIWQEVERSSFLSGDGQDILNSAKEHANVEDSSEESEIENLGRIHSGAAASSSASFFSIPESHNSAVKSLQNSLAMNSFFKLRCEVLGANIVKSGSKQFAVYSVSVTDVNNNSWSIKRRFRHFEELHRRLKEFPEYDLHLPPKHFLSTGLDVPVIQERCKLLDKYLKNLMQLPTISGSIEVWDFLSVDSQTYLFSNSFSVIETLSVDLEDKPSGKAKGLPNFLGPVTDHLSLRREHLSTESKESAFQIKNNFVADGLRSNEKDSRTQNCTASLANLGNTARGRDGDSLEEASESHLDAATDPTLPTEWVPPNLSVPILDLVDVILQVHDGGWIRRKAFWVAKQILQLGMGDAFDDWLMEKIQLLRKGSVIASGIRRVEQILWPDGIFISKHPKRRPPPSTNPSQNSPHGQPPTGVSSPKISYEQQQEAIRRAKFVYELMIDNAPATIVGLVGRKEYEQCAKDLYFFIQSSVCLKLLAFDLLELVVLSAFPELDYVFKQFEEEKHKFGEFKEN, from the exons ATGAGCACGCAGCAGAGGCAACATGTGAATGTTCGTGACCTCGCCGAGGAAGCCAAGAAGCGAATTGTGGTTCTTATCATATGCGTGGTCGGATTGTCCTACCTCATGTCgt TGACAAGCTCCTCAGTATGGATCAACTTGCCTGTTGCTGCCTCCTTAATCATTGGCCTTCGTTATTTATCTTTAGATTTTGACATGCGGAGAAAAGCTGCAGCATACAACAGCAAACCATCCTCTAATACTCCTCATAAGAAACCTCCTGAACGTCctaaaattgttgaaaaatctgAGTGGAGAAGGAAAGTGAATTCTCCTGTCGTTGAGGATGCAATAGATCACTTTACAAGACATCTAGTTTCTGAGTGGATTACAGATCTCTGGTACTCTCGCTTGACACCTGATAAAGAAGGTCCGGAGGAACTGGTGAACATCATGAATGGTGCTCTTGGGGAAATTTCAGGGCGCATgagaaatataaatttaattgatCTTCTGACAAG GGATCTTGTTAATCTAATTTGCACCCACTTGGAGCTTTTTCGAGCCAATCAAGCAAAGATTGAAAGACAACATTCAGGACCACTAACAATTGAGGAACGAGATGTGCTTCTAAGACATATCCTGGCTAACGAGGACAAATTGCACCCTGCTCTATTTTCAGCTGAAGCTGAGCACAAG GTTTTGCAGCATCTAATGGATGGTCTTATTCCTTTGACATTCAAGCCTGAAGATCTGCAGTGCCTTTTCTTTCGTTATATAGGCAGGGAACTTCTTGCTTCTGCAGTAATGCGACCTGTCTTCAACCTTGCTAGTCCAAA atttattaatgaaagaattgaagtctTAGtccttaaaatgaccaaagcTAATAAAGGGGTTTCCACGGAAGGGGCATCTCAATCCAAGCCAGAAGAGTCTTCAAGGATTCCATCTGATCATTTTTCTAGGTTCTTAGATCCTACTGTTACTGGTGTTGAACTTGTGCAGTTAAAAACCAATCAGTCTAGAGCTGCTGCCAATACATCTGTAACAGATCATGTGAATGGAAATCTTTCCAAAGATCCACTGCTTTCTGTTGATCCTCGATCAACCCGTTCATGGAACTCATTGCCCTTCAACTCCCAAACTAGTGAAGAAACAGGCATTCAAAGCCAGCGCCCAGGAGGAGAATGGGGTGACATGTTAGATCTGATTTCTCGCAGAAAGACTCGAGCCCTTGCTCCAGAACATTTTGAGAACATGTGGGCAAAAGGGAGAAACTACAGAAAGAAGGAAGGTGAAAATCGCGTAATTGAGCAAGTACCACAGAATTCTTCACCTGGAAAGTCAGTTAAAGTGGATCATTCAAAGGCAATATCCAAGCCCAaagaaaacactgtaacaaagaATAATCACTTTGAGAGTAGTACTGTTCACTCTGAATGTACTGATCAACTTTCTGCCGAGAACTCATTCCGCCCTACAAATCGGAATGTATCAAATCGCTCTTCATTTGTTTCAtatgaagaagatgatgagcACAACCTCACACGTTTGGAGGTTGACTCAGGGAGCAGCACTTCTTATACTTCTGAAGATGATGAAATTAACAATATAACTGGCCTTGGTTCTCCAGGAACTAAAGTTTGGGATGGTAGAAGTAAAAGAAATCAGGATATTTCTCATATTCATCATccacttgaaaattttgaaggcCTTACTGCAAAGAAGACCAGTAAAGGACATGTTAACTATCGAAGGTTAGTCAAACCCCCATCTGGCCGTAAAAGATCTAGATCAAGCAGTCAGAAGACACCAATTTGGCAGGAGGTTGAGAGATCAAGCTTCTTGTCTGGTGACGGACAGGATATACTTAATTCTGCAAAAGAACATGCGAATGTTGAGGACTCCAGTGAGGAATCTGAGATTGAAAATTTGGGTAGAATTCACAGTGGAGCAGCTGCTTCTTCATCTGCGTCCTTCTTTTCTATACCAGAGAGTCATAATTCGGCTGTTAAATCCCTGCAAAATTCATTGGCAATgaattcattttttaagttGAGATGTGAG GTATTGGGTGCAAATATTGTGAAGAGTGGCTCAAAACAATTTGCTGTTTATTCAGTATCCGTTACAGATGTAAATAACAATAGTTGGTCAATCAAAAGAAG gTTTCGTCACTTTGAGGAGCTACATCGGCGTCTAAAAGAGTTTCCAGAGTATGATCTTCATTTGCCACCGAAGCATTTTCTATCAACAGGTTTAGATGTACCTGTCATTCAAGAACGGTGTAAATTGCTTGATAAATATTTAAAG AACCTTATGCAGCTTCCAACAATTTCTGGCTCAATTGAAGTTTGGGACTTTCTCAGTGTTGACTCTCAG ACTTATCTATTCTCGAATTCCTTTTCCGTCATCGAAACTTTGTCAG TTGACCTTGAGGATAAGCCATCTGGAAAGGCTAAAGGGCTTCCAAATTTTCTTGGGCCTGTAACCGATCACTTATCTTTGAGGAGAGAACATTTGAGCACTGAAAGCAAGGAGTCTGCATTTCAAATTAAGAATAATTTTGTGGCTGATGGGTTAAGATCAAACGAAAAAG ATTCTAGGACGCAAAACTGTACAGCTTCACTTGCAAACTTGGGGAACACTGCAAGAGGAAGAGATGGTGATAGTTTGGAAGAGGCATCTGAGTCGCATCTTGATGCTGCTACTGATCCTACCCTTCCTACAGAG TGGGTACCACCAAATTTGAGTGTCCCCATATTAGATTTGGTAGACGTCATCCTCCAGGTCCACGATGGTGGATGGATCAg ACGGAAGGCTTTTTGGGTGGCCAAACAGATACTACAACTAGGAATGGGTGATGCCTTTGATGATTGGTTAATGGAGAAAATCCAGCTTCTGCGTAAGGGATCAGTGATTGCTTCAGGGATCAGGCGGGTTGAGCAG atacTTTGGCCTGATGGAATATTTATAAGCAAGCATCCAAAGCGACGACCACCACCATCTACAAACCCATCACAGAATTCACCCCATGGCCAACCGCCTACAGGGGTATCTTCACCTAAAATCAGTTATGAGCAACAGCAGGAGGCAATTCGGCGTGCAAAATTTGTATATGAGCTAATGATTG ataatgcACCAGCAACCATTGTAGGCCTCGTAGGCCGTAAAGAGTATGAACAATGTGCAAAAGATCTCTATTTCTTTATTCAG TCATCTGTATGTTTGAAGCTCCTGGCTTTTGACCTTCTTGAGCTGGTGGTTTTGTCAGCATTTCCAGAGCTAGATTATGTGTTTAAGCAgtttgaagaagaaaagcatAAATTTGGCGAATTTAAGGAAAATTAG
- the LOC115988340 gene encoding 60S ribosomal protein L37-3 has product MGKGTGSFGKRRNKTHTLCVRCGRRSFHLQKSRCSACAYPAARKRTYNWSVKAIRRKTTGTGRMRYLRHVPRRFKSGFREGTQAAPRKKGAAATA; this is encoded by the exons ATG GGTAAGGGAACAGGGAGTTTCGGTAAGAGGAGGAACAAGACCCACACACTGTGTGTGAGGTGTGGCCGCCGCAGTTTCCATCTTCAGAAGAGTCGCTGCTCTGCCTGTGCCTACCCTGCTGCCCGCAAGAGGACTT ATAACTGGAGTGTGAAGGCAATCAGAAGAAAGACCACCGGAACTGGAAGGATGAGGTACCTCCGCCACGTTCCTCGCAGATTCAAGAGTGGCTTCAGAGAGG GTACTCAAGCTGCACCAAGGAAGAAGGGAGCAGCTGCTACTGCTTAA